Proteins encoded within one genomic window of Cellulomonas xiejunii:
- the ileS gene encoding isoleucine--tRNA ligase produces the protein MAYPLHRTSDGTPATVPPSPDLPALEQDVLRYWDADDTFRASVALRPTGENGENEYVFYDGPPFANGMPHYGHLLTGYAKDVVPRYQTMRGRHVERRFGWDTHGLPAELEAERVLGITDKSQIDEMGIAAFNDACRSSVLKYTEEWQQYVERQARWVDFENDYKTLDPSFMESVIWAFKQLYDKGLAYEGYRVLPYCWRDETPLSNHELRMDEDVYASRQDPAITVGFRLDSGELLLIWTTTPWTLPSNLAVAVGPDVEYVVVEPAAGSPFGEVHPGERVVLAAARLGAYARELGDEPAVVARLTGADLVGRRYTPPFDYFAGHENAHQVLAADFVTTEDGTGVVHLAPAFGEDDMAACDAAGITPVVPVDSKGRFTSQVTDYADVQVFDANKQVIADLKNGTGPLARVDAAHRAALVRHETYEHSYPHCWRCRNPLIYKAVSSWFVRVTQFRDRMVELNQGIEWIPGHIKDGQFGKWLENARDWSISRNRYWGTPIPVWVSDDPAYPRVDVYGSFAELEADFGRLPLNDKGEPDLHRPFIDDLTRPNPDDPTGRSTMRRIPDVLDVWFDSGSMPFAQVHYPFENRDWFEHHYPGDFIVEYIGQTRGWFYTLHVLATAIFDRAAFRNVMCHGIVLGDDGRKASKSLRNFPDPVVMWDKYGSDAVRWSLMSSTILRGGNLVVTEEGIRDGVRQVLLPLWSTYYFFTLYAGAADGGQGYTAQRVTAERAAGLAPMDRYLLARTGELTAAMTAQLDAYDIPAACEAVREHLDLLTNWYVRTQRDRFWSEDADAFDTLWTALEELTRAMAPLAPLVTEEVWRGLTGGRSVHLTDWPAVDALVRDDSLVAAMDEVRAVVSSALGLRKAHQVRVRQPLRRLTVAVADPAALAPYTDLLAAELNVKHVDVVEADAATTERFGITQRLAVNARAAGPRLGRAVQQVIKGARSGAWRVDGETVVVTTDAGDVALEPAEYELTTVVGEAAGADMAAAVLSGGVVVVLDLSLDDALRAEGYARDVVRAVQDARKAAGLHVADRVDLTLTVPAAHVADVEAHRDFVAAETLASSVSIEAADVAEVAVTVVRADA, from the coding sequence GTGGCGTACCCGCTGCACCGCACGTCCGACGGCACCCCCGCGACCGTCCCGCCCAGCCCCGACCTTCCCGCCCTCGAGCAGGACGTGCTGCGGTACTGGGACGCGGACGACACGTTCCGCGCCTCGGTGGCACTGCGACCCACGGGCGAGAACGGCGAGAACGAGTACGTCTTCTACGACGGGCCGCCGTTCGCCAACGGGATGCCGCACTACGGCCACCTGCTCACGGGGTACGCCAAGGACGTCGTGCCGCGCTACCAGACCATGCGCGGGCGGCACGTCGAGCGCCGGTTCGGCTGGGACACGCACGGACTGCCGGCCGAGCTGGAGGCCGAGCGCGTCCTGGGGATCACCGACAAGTCACAGATCGACGAGATGGGCATCGCCGCGTTCAACGACGCGTGCCGCAGCTCGGTGCTGAAGTACACCGAGGAGTGGCAGCAGTACGTCGAGCGGCAGGCGCGCTGGGTCGACTTCGAGAACGACTACAAGACGCTCGACCCGTCGTTCATGGAGTCGGTCATCTGGGCGTTCAAGCAGCTGTACGACAAGGGCCTGGCCTACGAGGGCTACCGCGTCCTGCCGTACTGCTGGCGCGACGAGACGCCGCTGAGCAACCACGAGCTACGCATGGACGAGGACGTCTACGCCTCGCGCCAGGACCCGGCGATCACCGTCGGGTTCCGCCTGGACTCCGGTGAGCTGCTGCTGATCTGGACCACCACGCCCTGGACGCTGCCGTCCAACCTGGCCGTCGCGGTGGGGCCGGACGTCGAGTACGTCGTCGTCGAGCCTGCCGCCGGGTCGCCGTTCGGCGAGGTGCACCCGGGGGAGCGCGTGGTGCTCGCCGCGGCGCGCCTGGGTGCGTACGCCCGTGAGCTGGGCGACGAGCCGGCGGTCGTCGCGCGACTGACGGGCGCCGACCTCGTGGGCCGCCGGTACACGCCGCCGTTCGACTACTTCGCGGGGCACGAGAACGCCCACCAGGTGCTGGCGGCGGACTTCGTCACCACCGAGGACGGCACGGGCGTCGTGCACCTGGCACCCGCGTTCGGCGAGGACGACATGGCCGCGTGCGACGCGGCGGGCATCACCCCGGTCGTGCCCGTCGACTCCAAGGGCCGCTTCACCTCCCAGGTCACGGACTACGCGGACGTGCAGGTCTTCGATGCCAACAAGCAGGTCATCGCCGACCTCAAGAACGGCACCGGGCCGCTCGCACGCGTCGACGCCGCGCACCGGGCCGCGCTGGTGCGCCACGAGACGTACGAGCACTCGTACCCGCACTGCTGGCGCTGCCGGAACCCGCTGATCTACAAGGCCGTGTCGTCGTGGTTCGTGCGGGTCACGCAGTTCCGGGACCGCATGGTGGAGCTCAACCAGGGCATCGAGTGGATCCCCGGGCACATCAAGGACGGCCAGTTCGGCAAGTGGCTGGAGAACGCGCGCGACTGGTCGATCAGCCGCAACCGCTACTGGGGCACACCCATCCCGGTGTGGGTGAGCGACGACCCGGCGTACCCGCGGGTCGACGTCTACGGCTCGTTCGCCGAGCTCGAGGCCGACTTCGGCCGCCTGCCGCTCAACGACAAGGGCGAGCCGGACCTGCACCGGCCCTTCATCGACGACCTCACGCGCCCCAACCCGGACGACCCCACGGGCCGCTCGACGATGCGCCGCATCCCCGACGTGCTCGACGTGTGGTTCGACTCCGGGTCGATGCCGTTCGCGCAGGTGCACTACCCGTTCGAGAACCGCGACTGGTTCGAGCACCACTACCCGGGCGACTTCATCGTCGAGTACATCGGGCAGACGCGCGGCTGGTTCTACACGCTGCACGTGCTGGCCACCGCGATCTTCGACCGCGCCGCGTTCCGCAACGTCATGTGCCACGGCATCGTGCTGGGCGACGACGGCCGCAAGGCCAGCAAGTCGCTGCGCAACTTCCCGGACCCCGTCGTCATGTGGGACAAGTACGGGTCCGACGCCGTGCGCTGGTCCCTCATGTCCTCCACCATCCTGCGGGGCGGCAACCTCGTGGTCACCGAGGAGGGCATCCGCGACGGCGTGCGCCAGGTGCTCCTGCCGCTGTGGAGCACGTACTACTTCTTCACGCTGTACGCGGGTGCCGCGGACGGCGGGCAGGGGTACACGGCGCAGCGGGTCACCGCCGAGCGCGCCGCCGGACTGGCCCCGATGGACCGGTACCTGCTCGCCCGGACGGGTGAGCTCACGGCCGCGATGACCGCCCAGCTCGACGCGTACGACATCCCCGCCGCGTGCGAGGCCGTCCGCGAGCACCTCGACCTGCTCACCAACTGGTACGTGCGCACGCAGCGCGACCGGTTCTGGTCCGAGGACGCCGACGCCTTCGACACGCTGTGGACCGCGCTCGAGGAGCTCACGCGCGCCATGGCGCCGCTCGCGCCGTTGGTCACCGAGGAGGTGTGGCGCGGCCTGACGGGCGGACGCAGCGTGCACCTCACCGACTGGCCGGCCGTCGACGCGCTCGTCCGTGACGACTCCCTGGTCGCCGCGATGGACGAGGTCCGCGCCGTGGTCTCGTCGGCGCTCGGCCTGCGCAAGGCGCACCAGGTGCGCGTGCGCCAGCCGCTGCGCCGGCTCACGGTCGCCGTGGCCGACCCGGCCGCGCTCGCGCCGTACACCGACCTGCTCGCCGCCGAGCTCAACGTCAAGCACGTCGACGTCGTCGAGGCGGACGCCGCGACCACCGAGCGCTTCGGCATCACGCAGCGGCTCGCGGTCAACGCGCGGGCCGCCGGCCCGCGCCTGGGCCGCGCCGTGCAGCAGGTCATCAAGGGCGCCCGCTCCGGTGCGTGGCGGGTCGACGGCGAGACCGTCGTCGTCACCACCGACGCCGGGGACGTCGCGCTGGAGCCGGCGGAGTACGAGCTGACGACGGTGGTCGGCGAGGCGGCGGGGGCCGACATGGCCGCCGCCGTGCTGAGCGGCGGCGTGGTGGTCGTCCTCGACCTGTCGCTGGACGACGCGCTGCGCGCCGAGGGCTACGCACGCGACGTCGTGCGAGCCGTGCAGGACGCACGCAAGGCCGCCGGCCTGCACGTCGCCGACCGGGTCGACCTGACGCTCACGGTGCCGGCCGCGCACGTCGCGGACGTCGAGGCGCACCGCGACTTCGTCGCCGCCGAGACGCTCGCGTCGTCCGTGTCGATCGAGGCCGCCGACGTGGCCGAGGTCGCCGTGACCGTCGTGCGGGCCGACGCGTGA
- a CDS encoding phosphoribosyltransferase — MTTGQRTTDATTDREVLDWETFGSAAREVAQAVVDSGFVPDVVVSIARGGLPPGGAIAYALGTKAVGTMNVEFYTGVGSTMPEPLLLPPLLDTDAMHGLRALVVDDVADSGETLALVRRLLSAHCGEVRTAVLYAKPRSVIDPDYVWRRTDLWITFPWSALPPVEATR; from the coding sequence ATGACGACGGGGCAGCGCACGACCGACGCGACGACCGACCGTGAGGTCCTCGACTGGGAGACCTTCGGGAGCGCCGCGCGCGAGGTCGCGCAGGCTGTCGTCGACTCGGGCTTCGTGCCGGACGTGGTGGTGTCGATCGCGCGCGGCGGGCTGCCGCCGGGCGGCGCGATCGCGTACGCCCTGGGCACCAAGGCCGTCGGGACGATGAACGTCGAGTTCTACACCGGTGTGGGCAGCACGATGCCCGAGCCGCTGCTGCTCCCGCCGCTGCTGGACACCGACGCCATGCACGGCCTGCGCGCGCTCGTCGTCGACGACGTCGCCGACTCCGGGGAGACCCTCGCGCTGGTCCGGCGGCTGCTGTCGGCGCACTGCGGCGAGGTGCGCACGGCCGTCCTGTACGCCAAGCCGCGCTCCGTGATCGACCCGGACTACGTCTGGCGTCGCACGGACCTGTGGATCACGTTCCCGTGGTCGGCGCTTCCCCCGGTCGAGGCGACCCGCTGA
- a CDS encoding HAD hydrolase-like protein, whose product MTPAPLVLLDLDGTLTDSYPGIAASARVAFTTLGLPVPGDAALRRFVGPPVVESFPRLGVPPERVPEAVAAYRGYFRTTGMWENSVYDGITEQLRTLRDAGVRLAVATSKPEVFAGPICERFGLAPLLEGVFGAPPDHVPSSKATVVAAALDALRPAGAVLMVGDREHDVHGARANGVDCLGVAWGYAQSGELRGAGAFAVVDHVDGLAAAVLAALDRPAPPGAQPGGVVSGSPRPGEAPTTGT is encoded by the coding sequence ATGACTCCCGCACCCCTCGTCCTGCTGGACCTCGACGGCACCCTCACCGACTCGTACCCCGGCATCGCCGCGAGCGCGCGCGTCGCGTTCACGACGCTGGGACTCCCGGTGCCCGGCGACGCGGCGCTGCGGCGCTTCGTCGGCCCGCCCGTCGTGGAGTCGTTCCCGCGGCTCGGGGTCCCGCCGGAGCGCGTGCCCGAGGCGGTCGCCGCGTACCGCGGCTACTTCCGCACGACCGGGATGTGGGAGAACAGCGTCTACGACGGCATCACCGAGCAGCTGAGGACGCTCCGGGACGCGGGCGTGCGCCTGGCCGTGGCGACGAGTAAGCCCGAGGTGTTCGCCGGGCCGATCTGCGAGCGCTTCGGCCTCGCCCCTCTGCTCGAGGGCGTTTTCGGGGCACCGCCGGACCACGTGCCGTCGTCCAAGGCGACGGTCGTCGCGGCGGCCCTCGACGCGCTGCGGCCGGCCGGGGCGGTGCTCATGGTCGGCGACCGGGAGCACGACGTGCACGGCGCACGCGCGAACGGCGTGGACTGCCTCGGTGTCGCGTGGGGCTACGCGCAGTCCGGTGAGCTGCGCGGTGCCGGGGCGTTCGCCGTGGTCGACCACGTCGACGGTCTCGCGGCGGCCGTGCTGGCGGCCCTCGACCGCCCGGCCCCGCCGGGGGCACAGCCGGGCGGCGTCGTCAGCGGGTCGCCTCGACCGGGGGAAGCGCCGACCACGGGAACGTGA
- a CDS encoding DUF2975 domain-containing protein has protein sequence MSRWSWRVLRAALVALLLGSLLLQVLLPMLAEEVGGGYTETAHLVAPYAVTAIAAVACLQVALGAVWWLMALVRRDEMLTPRALRGVDVAGVAIVLAAALAASPPAHLLLGVDVGGPGVLIAFAACAAGGVAAALAWRAVRSQLVAAIADRAELAAVV, from the coding sequence ATGAGTCGGTGGTCCTGGCGCGTGCTCCGCGCTGCACTCGTCGCCCTGCTGCTGGGCTCGCTCCTGCTGCAGGTCCTGCTGCCGATGCTGGCCGAGGAGGTCGGCGGCGGGTACACGGAGACCGCGCACCTCGTCGCGCCCTATGCCGTGACCGCCATCGCGGCGGTCGCGTGCCTGCAGGTCGCGCTCGGTGCCGTCTGGTGGCTCATGGCTCTCGTGCGCCGCGACGAGATGCTCACGCCGCGTGCGCTGCGGGGTGTGGACGTGGCGGGCGTGGCGATCGTGCTGGCCGCGGCGCTCGCCGCGTCGCCCCCGGCGCACCTGCTCCTCGGCGTGGACGTGGGCGGGCCCGGCGTCCTCATCGCGTTCGCCGCGTGCGCCGCCGGCGGGGTCGCGGCCGCCCTCGCCTGGCGCGCCGTGCGGTCGCAGCTCGTCGCCGCGATCGCCGACAGGGCAGAGCTCGCCGCCGTCGTGTGA
- a CDS encoding HAD hydrolase-like protein, with the protein MPPHPSRPVALLDLDGTLMDSASGIVASVRQAYAHVGLPAPAEAVMRSFAGPPITWSFTTHGVPAEQLDAAVAAYGTHFSDVGVWDTRVFDGIPEALVALREAGVLLVVATAKPVRWAEPICAETGLTPLLDHLVGAPDDESETKGEIIGRALTWVRGAVGEAGYRAVMLGDREHDVHGAAEHGVPCLGALWGYGGEDELRTAGAADVLTSPADVPAAVLARVTG; encoded by the coding sequence ATGCCTCCTCACCCGTCCCGGCCCGTTGCCCTCCTCGACCTCGACGGCACCCTCATGGACTCGGCCTCCGGCATCGTCGCGTCGGTGCGCCAGGCGTACGCCCACGTCGGCCTGCCCGCCCCGGCGGAGGCCGTCATGCGCTCGTTCGCCGGCCCGCCGATCACGTGGTCGTTCACCACCCACGGCGTGCCCGCCGAGCAGCTGGACGCCGCCGTCGCGGCCTACGGCACGCACTTCTCCGACGTCGGCGTGTGGGACACGCGGGTGTTCGACGGCATCCCCGAGGCGCTCGTCGCGCTGCGCGAGGCCGGCGTGCTGCTCGTCGTCGCGACCGCCAAGCCGGTGCGCTGGGCGGAGCCGATCTGCGCCGAGACCGGCCTCACGCCGCTGCTCGACCACCTCGTCGGTGCCCCGGACGACGAGTCGGAGACGAAGGGCGAGATCATCGGGCGAGCTCTCACGTGGGTGCGCGGGGCGGTCGGCGAGGCCGGGTACCGGGCCGTCATGCTCGGCGACCGGGAGCACGACGTGCACGGCGCGGCGGAGCACGGGGTGCCGTGCCTCGGGGCGCTGTGGGGCTACGGCGGCGAGGACGAGCTGCGCACCGCGGGTGCGGCCGACGTGCTCACCTCGCCCGCGGACGTCCCCGCGGCCGTGCTCGCCCGGGTGACCGGCTGA
- a CDS encoding formate/nitrite transporter family protein — MSTTGPDAGSLFPGKHFISTVLEALETKTAMSGTLGRRYFMRAAMAGIMIGVLYAAHYAVITAFAQIAVGGSTLEPLGRIAGALTFGWALVFIYYSRSELLTSNMMIVSIGAYHRRTTWGRAARLLGLCYLGNFVGGLLVAAFLRFSTLADGAVFDRMVASADHKLAFVADGPTGWVDLLIRAILCNFCINLAMLLVYNGLIRNDVAKSSVMIVAVFIFAFLGLEHSVANTVLFSIVGMQEGIDLGLVAGNIVLALLGNFIGGGLLIGWYYAYVNDDTRWLRDNPADQASTGGSADLS, encoded by the coding sequence GTGAGCACCACCGGCCCCGACGCGGGATCCCTGTTCCCCGGCAAGCACTTCATCAGCACCGTCCTCGAGGCGCTGGAGACGAAGACGGCGATGTCCGGGACGCTCGGCCGCCGCTACTTCATGCGGGCTGCGATGGCGGGGATCATGATCGGCGTCCTGTACGCCGCGCACTACGCCGTGATCACCGCGTTCGCCCAGATCGCCGTGGGGGGCTCGACGCTGGAGCCCTTGGGACGCATCGCCGGGGCGCTCACGTTCGGGTGGGCGCTGGTGTTCATCTACTACTCCCGGTCCGAGCTGCTGACGTCGAACATGATGATCGTCTCGATCGGCGCCTACCACCGCCGCACCACGTGGGGCCGCGCGGCACGCCTGCTGGGGCTGTGCTACCTCGGCAACTTCGTCGGCGGCCTGCTCGTCGCGGCGTTCCTGAGGTTCTCGACGCTCGCCGACGGTGCCGTGTTCGACCGGATGGTCGCCTCTGCCGACCACAAGCTGGCGTTCGTCGCGGACGGGCCGACCGGCTGGGTCGACCTGCTGATCCGGGCCATCCTGTGCAACTTCTGCATCAACCTCGCGATGCTGCTGGTCTACAACGGCCTCATCCGCAACGACGTGGCCAAGTCGTCCGTCATGATCGTCGCCGTCTTCATCTTCGCGTTCCTCGGCCTCGAGCACTCGGTCGCCAACACCGTGCTGTTCTCGATCGTCGGGATGCAGGAGGGCATCGACCTGGGCCTCGTTGCCGGCAACATCGTGCTCGCGCTCCTCGGCAACTTCATCGGGGGTGGCCTGCTCATCGGCTGGTACTACGCGTACGTCAACGACGACACCCGCTGGCTGCGCGACAACCCGGCAGATCAGGCCAGCACCGGCGGGTCGGCAGACCTCAGCTGA
- a CDS encoding AMP-binding protein codes for MPTTDPGTTGPGATDPGATDPLGPPAEYAPMGAVALDDVERWPTLGAADLTRVAAARAHPAAPVWVHETGDRLDQADLAALAVGQPAAASAGGTPPAWVAALVERAHRTVPRYRAAARDGRSGPGTALTDLPTVTRRDLVTALAAHVPLDVPLDRVLHGTSSGSTGAALLVPLHPRSVAADLLLVHALVEDAGVTWASDVTRLGLVNLVDQRAAFTYVSAMSAFPRPAGAPVPLMARVNLDASAWRDPGDRERWFEEHDPQVVSTSTIPLTHLLDLAEAGLAVRPLAVVNGATHVTPAVHQRVRDVWGAPLVDLYGLRETGPVAFAAAPGQGHVLVDRRVHVEVLDATGQPVPEGHRGEVVVTVDENPYLPLLRYRTGDHAALARAADGRPVLVGLEGRAAVLFVDSAGLGRPSIDATQVLQTAGLVAWHLHQDRDGHVRLRAVAPDVPAAQAAARVVRAWLDRPVELEVLHDVADLGGGKPARYSCDLPSLS; via the coding sequence ATGCCAACTACTGACCCGGGCACGACCGGCCCGGGCGCGACCGACCCGGGCGCGACCGACCCGCTCGGACCGCCGGCCGAGTACGCCCCGATGGGGGCCGTGGCGCTCGACGACGTCGAGCGCTGGCCGACGCTGGGTGCCGCGGACCTCACGCGGGTCGCCGCCGCGCGTGCGCACCCGGCCGCGCCCGTCTGGGTGCACGAGACGGGTGACCGCCTGGACCAGGCGGACCTCGCGGCGCTCGCGGTCGGGCAGCCCGCCGCCGCGAGCGCCGGTGGGACGCCGCCCGCCTGGGTCGCGGCGCTCGTCGAGCGGGCGCACCGCACCGTGCCGCGCTACCGCGCCGCGGCACGCGACGGGCGATCCGGCCCGGGGACTGCCCTGACGGACCTGCCGACCGTGACGCGACGCGACCTCGTCACGGCGCTCGCAGCGCACGTGCCGCTCGACGTCCCGCTGGACCGGGTGCTGCACGGCACGAGCTCGGGCAGCACCGGCGCGGCGCTGCTGGTGCCGCTGCACCCGCGGTCCGTGGCGGCGGACCTGCTGCTCGTGCACGCCCTCGTCGAGGACGCGGGGGTCACGTGGGCGTCGGACGTGACGCGTCTGGGCCTGGTGAACCTCGTCGACCAGCGCGCCGCGTTCACGTACGTGTCGGCGATGTCGGCGTTCCCGCGTCCCGCCGGTGCGCCGGTGCCGCTCATGGCACGGGTCAACCTCGACGCGAGCGCGTGGCGCGACCCGGGCGACCGGGAGCGGTGGTTCGAGGAGCACGACCCCCAGGTGGTGAGCACGAGCACGATCCCGTTGACGCACCTGCTGGACCTCGCCGAGGCGGGCCTGGCGGTGCGGCCGCTGGCGGTCGTCAACGGCGCGACGCACGTGACGCCGGCAGTCCACCAGCGGGTGCGCGACGTGTGGGGTGCGCCCCTGGTCGACCTGTACGGCCTGCGCGAGACCGGCCCGGTGGCGTTCGCTGCCGCACCCGGGCAGGGCCACGTGCTCGTCGACCGGCGCGTCCACGTCGAGGTGCTCGACGCGACCGGACAGCCCGTGCCCGAGGGGCACCGCGGTGAGGTCGTGGTGACGGTCGACGAGAACCCGTACCTGCCGCTGCTGCGCTACCGCACGGGCGACCACGCGGCCCTCGCGCGCGCCGCCGACGGTCGGCCGGTGCTCGTCGGGCTCGAGGGGCGCGCGGCCGTCCTCTTCGTGGACTCGGCGGGGCTCGGCCGCCCCTCGATCGACGCCACGCAGGTGCTGCAGACGGCCGGGCTGGTGGCGTGGCACCTGCACCAGGACCGCGACGGGCACGTGCGGCTGCGGGCGGTCGCCCCCGACGTCCCGGCGGCGCAGGCGGCTGCCCGCGTGGTGCGCGCGTGGCTGGACCGGCCCGTGGAGCTCGAGGTCCTGCACGACGTGGCGGACCTCGGCGGGGGCAAGCCCGCGCGCTACTCCTGCGACCTGCCGAGCCTCAGCTGA
- a CDS encoding vWA domain-containing protein produces MSGPAAPGHDLDALVARWGEAWPQALAAWGATTRMHAPRLHARPVAEVPSFAWYDSREVEVHVDLAHVVRVGLEEHAVAVLAHEVGHHVLAPVDARTRVRIAARVRAGLVDRDDLVPLVANLWCDLLINDRLQRTGGADLAAVWRALGPPSDPLMALVLRTNELLWGLPRHELSGRDVPVRDEAAWLCSRLVRAYARDPATGAGGFAALLRTSLEQELAQMTPGGAAAAAARTLACGDEGALEGLPYGVADAGVAERIVHPALDPAVVGDAAPAPAPPGPQAPPDATSGSGTGTHASGVLPPELHATLTALGASTTLEDVAVAWYRERAAPYVVPFRRAVRPLTPDALLGGLEPWALGEDVADVDWVGTVSASPVVVPGLTTVRRHVMDDEPQEPRRVPVDLDLYLDSSGSMADPRRFSWIALAGAVLVLSAVRAGARVQATTWSGPGQVAGTDGFTRDVDAALRAVVAYFGGGTSFPLGVLRRTHLGADGRRPTATRTTHIAVISDAGVQTMAADRHAPGEVGVAVQALQAAGGGGTLVLDVPPDWLDRLRPGLPEGYDAHSVTGDEALVEFARRFARTTWGEGR; encoded by the coding sequence ATGAGCGGCCCCGCGGCCCCGGGCCACGACCTCGACGCACTCGTCGCGCGCTGGGGCGAGGCGTGGCCGCAGGCGCTCGCGGCCTGGGGTGCGACGACCCGCATGCACGCCCCCCGCCTGCACGCACGTCCCGTGGCCGAGGTGCCCTCGTTCGCCTGGTACGACAGCCGCGAGGTCGAGGTCCACGTCGACCTCGCGCACGTCGTGAGGGTCGGTCTCGAGGAGCACGCCGTCGCGGTCCTCGCGCACGAGGTGGGTCACCACGTCCTGGCGCCCGTCGACGCCCGCACGCGCGTGCGGATCGCCGCACGGGTGCGCGCGGGGCTCGTCGACCGCGACGACCTCGTCCCCCTGGTCGCGAACCTGTGGTGCGACCTGCTCATCAACGACCGGCTCCAGCGCACCGGCGGGGCGGACCTCGCCGCGGTGTGGCGCGCTCTCGGCCCGCCGAGCGACCCGCTCATGGCTCTGGTGCTGCGCACGAACGAGCTGCTGTGGGGCCTGCCGCGGCACGAGCTGAGCGGTCGCGACGTGCCGGTCCGGGACGAGGCGGCGTGGCTGTGCTCGCGGCTGGTCCGGGCCTACGCCCGGGACCCGGCGACCGGCGCGGGAGGGTTCGCGGCGCTCCTGCGGACGTCGCTCGAGCAGGAGCTCGCGCAGATGACGCCGGGCGGTGCCGCCGCGGCTGCGGCGCGCACGCTCGCGTGCGGCGACGAGGGCGCCCTGGAGGGCCTGCCGTACGGCGTGGCCGACGCCGGGGTCGCCGAGCGCATCGTGCACCCGGCGCTCGACCCGGCCGTCGTGGGTGACGCGGCGCCCGCGCCCGCCCCACCCGGCCCGCAGGCGCCGCCCGACGCCACGTCCGGCAGCGGGACGGGCACGCACGCCAGCGGTGTCCTGCCGCCGGAGCTGCACGCGACCCTCACGGCGCTCGGGGCGTCGACCACGCTGGAGGACGTCGCGGTGGCCTGGTACCGCGAGCGCGCCGCGCCCTATGTCGTGCCGTTCCGCCGGGCGGTCCGCCCCCTGACTCCCGACGCGCTGCTGGGCGGCCTCGAGCCCTGGGCGCTGGGCGAGGACGTCGCGGACGTCGACTGGGTGGGAACGGTGAGCGCGTCGCCCGTCGTGGTGCCCGGCCTGACGACCGTGCGGCGGCACGTCATGGACGACGAGCCGCAGGAGCCGCGCCGCGTGCCGGTCGACCTCGACCTGTACCTCGACTCCTCGGGGTCGATGGCCGATCCGCGCCGGTTCTCGTGGATCGCGCTGGCAGGCGCCGTGCTCGTGCTGTCGGCCGTGCGCGCGGGGGCGCGGGTCCAGGCCACGACGTGGTCCGGCCCGGGGCAGGTGGCCGGGACGGACGGCTTCACCCGGGACGTCGACGCCGCGCTGCGGGCCGTCGTCGCGTACTTCGGCGGCGGGACGTCCTTCCCGCTCGGCGTGCTGCGCCGGACGCACCTCGGCGCGGACGGGCGGCGGCCCACGGCGACCCGCACCACCCACATCGCCGTGATCTCCGACGCGGGGGTGCAGACGATGGCCGCCGACCGGCACGCCCCGGGTGAGGTCGGAGTCGCGGTGCAGGCGCTGCAGGCGGCCGGAGGCGGGGGCACCCTCGTGCTCGACGTACCCCCGGACTGGCTGGACCGGTTGCGACCAGGGCTGCCCGAGGGGTACGACGCCCACAGCGTCACCGGGGACGAGGCACTCGTGGAGTTCGCGCGGCGGTTCGCGCGGACCACGTGGGGGGAGGGGCGATGA